In Sphaeramia orbicularis chromosome 12, fSphaOr1.1, whole genome shotgun sequence, the following proteins share a genomic window:
- the LOC115430798 gene encoding chloride channel CLIC-like protein 1 has product MSVFEVNCGRMLVSVLVLASVFTTVTGTVTRQQVDDEWVDPYDMLNYDPSTRAMRTSAEPNNYPNVPSKREDTGSCSLAELTLCKKHAEKLQKQNEEQQQKISTTSMQPTFHPVFERFLRRLLREMETVGLPSDSADAYYDATIKVSKQTMTELWTVLEDKEIRTSGPLDEALSEILVDLPQQDCRAGEGWFKDTVGVDVDTVLKMLLCVLLIVAIIYTPLWSTVSWFCQFRRLFTLSFCISIGWNWLYLYKIAFAEHQNNIVKMNTLYAQCSGVKTFNWIDSLEEWFRSTWTLQDDPCKEYYKVLIVDPVLLVPPNKAISMTITAFITDPLKHIGQGIREFLRALLQDLPVQLQIPVFFAVVLSVLVVMYAGVMAAFQYGITAPFRTPPPTASTVASTPEVQRRRQLSGRRYTMKWPKKSGACFTKLGKGIKSKSIDL; this is encoded by the exons ATGTCCGTATTTGAAGTAAACTGTGGCAGGATGCTCGTCAGTGTCCTGGTACTGGCCTCTGTGTTCACAACTGTTACCGGAACAGTTACCAGACAGCAGGTGGACGACGAATGGGTAGACCCTTACGATATGCTCAACTATGATCCCAGTACCAGAGCCATGCGGACATCTGCAGAG CCAAACAACTATCCTAATGTGCCATCCAAAAGAGAAGACACTGGAAGCTGCAGCCTGGCAGAGCTGACCTTGTGTAAGAAACATGCAGAGAAGTTACAGAAACAG AATGAAGAGCAACAGCAGAAGATTTCTACCACATCAATGCAGCCCACCTTCCATCCAGTATTTGAGAGATTCCTTCGCAGACTTCTGAGGGAAATGGAGACAGTTGGTTTG CCCAGTGACTCAGCTGACGCCTACTATGATGCTACAATCAAAGTGTCCAAACAAACCATGACAGAGCTTTGGACTGTTCTTGAGGACAAGGAAATACGGACATCGGGACCTCTGGACGAAGCTCTCAGTGAGATACTGGTAGATCTGCCACAACAGGACTGCAGGGCAGGGGAGGGGTGGTTTAAAGACACTGTTGGTGTTGACGTTGACACAGTATTAAAG ATGTTGCTGTGTGTCCTGCTCATAGTGGCCATCATCTACACTCCGCTGTGGTCCACTGTCTCCTGGTTTTGCCAGTTCAGGCGGCTGTTTACACTGTCCTTCTGCATCAGTATTGGCTGGAACTGGCTCTATCTGTATAAG atTGCTTTTGCTGAGCACCAGAACAATATAGTGAAAATGAACACTCTGTATGCACAGTGCAGCGGAGTGAAGACATTCAACTGGATTGACAGTTTGGAAG AGTGGTTCAGAAGCACCTGGACTCTTCAGGATGACCCTTGTAAGGAATACTACAAGGTCCTCATTGTAGACCCTGTTCTACTGGTACCTCCAAACAAG GCGATCTCCATGACTATCACCGCATTCATCACGGACCCACTGAAGCACATTGGCCAAGGGATCAGAGAGTTTCTTCGAGCTCTCCTTCAAGACCTCCCAGTTCAGCTGCAGATCCCCGTCTTTTTCGCCGTTGTGCTATCTGTTCTG GTTGTCATGTATGCAGGTGTGATGGCAGCCTTTCAATACGGCATCACTGCACCTTTTCGCACACCCCCGCCCACTGCATCAACAGTGGCTTCAACCCCGGAGGTTCAAAGGCGACGACAGCTCAGCGGGAGGCGCTACACCATGAAATGGCCAAAGAAAtcaggggcctgtttcacaaaactaggaaAAGGGATTAAGTCAAAATCAATAGATCTGTGA